In a single window of the Caulobacter soli genome:
- a CDS encoding MBL fold metallo-hydrolase: MIPFVREIEFEYGRCDQVSPLIRRVIADNPGPFTYVGTGTYIVGRGTVAVIDPGPDLDGHLQALLAALDGETVSHILVTHHHSDHSPLARPLRKATGATIHGRRAPHLGELAHGLALEAGEDEGFRPDVEIADGDVFEGPGWTLRAVATPGHTSNHVCFALKEENALFSGDHVMGWSTTVITPPDGDMGDYFASLEKVKAEGFDTLWPTHGAPVRDVAPFLQAYADHRRAREAQVLAALAQGPTTIKAMVPTLYAAVDPRLHPAAAMSVLAHTLLLVKEGRVSCDGEPGLDSLYQLT, encoded by the coding sequence ATGATCCCCTTCGTCCGCGAGATCGAGTTCGAGTACGGGCGCTGCGACCAGGTCTCGCCGCTGATCCGCCGGGTGATCGCCGACAATCCGGGCCCCTTCACCTATGTCGGCACCGGCACCTATATCGTCGGGCGCGGGACCGTGGCGGTGATCGATCCAGGCCCCGACCTGGACGGCCATCTCCAGGCGCTGCTGGCGGCGCTGGACGGCGAGACGGTCAGCCACATCCTGGTCACCCACCACCACAGCGACCACTCTCCCCTCGCCCGTCCGCTGCGGAAGGCGACCGGGGCGACGATCCACGGCCGCCGCGCGCCGCATCTTGGCGAGTTGGCCCACGGGCTGGCGCTCGAGGCTGGTGAAGACGAGGGTTTCCGCCCCGATGTCGAGATCGCCGACGGCGACGTCTTCGAAGGCCCGGGCTGGACCCTGCGCGCCGTGGCCACGCCGGGCCATACCTCCAACCACGTCTGCTTCGCCCTGAAGGAGGAGAACGCCCTGTTCTCGGGCGACCATGTGATGGGCTGGTCGACCACGGTGATCACCCCGCCCGACGGCGACATGGGCGACTATTTCGCCAGTCTGGAAAAGGTGAAGGCCGAGGGGTTCGACACCCTGTGGCCGACCCACGGCGCGCCGGTCCGCGACGTCGCGCCGTTCCTCCAGGCCTATGCCGACCATCGCCGGGCGAGAGAGGCCCAGGTGTTGGCCGCGCTGGCGCAAGGCCCGACCACGATCAAGGCCATGGTTCCCACGCTCTACGCCGCCGTCGACCCGCGCCTGCACCCGGCGGCGGCCATGTCGGTGCTGGCCCACACGCTGCTGCTGGTGAAGGAAGGCCGGGTCAGCTGTGACGGCGAGCCAGGGCTGGATAGCCTTTATCAGCTGACCTGA
- a CDS encoding TIGR01244 family sulfur transferase, with protein sequence MTAFRRVTDSLSVSPQIALDDLARAAGEGFVLVINNRPDDEEPGQPSSAQVEGAARAAGLDYVHIPVRGGPTHDQVEAVRRAVEGAEGPVLAFCRSGTRSIVTWSLGQAASGAADRATLVRQGADAGYDLAGVLGI encoded by the coding sequence ATGACTGCGTTTCGCCGTGTAACCGACTCGCTTTCGGTCAGCCCCCAGATCGCGCTCGACGACCTGGCGCGCGCCGCCGGCGAAGGCTTCGTTCTGGTGATCAACAACCGGCCCGACGACGAGGAGCCGGGCCAGCCGTCCAGCGCCCAGGTCGAGGGCGCGGCGCGGGCCGCGGGGCTGGACTATGTGCATATTCCGGTGCGGGGCGGGCCGACCCATGATCAGGTCGAGGCCGTGCGGCGCGCGGTCGAGGGCGCCGAGGGCCCGGTCCTGGCCTTCTGCCGCTCGGGCACGCGCTCGATCGTCACCTGGTCCCTGGGCCAGGCCGCTTCGGGCGCGGCCGACCGCGCCACCCTGGTTCGCCAGGGCGCGGACGCTGGCTACGATCTGGCCGGCGTGCTCGGAATCTAG